CAAAGCTCGGAGGATGATTTAGACGAATTCATCATGCTAGATAAGGAAATCGGTATCGGATACATGGTAAGCGAGATcactgctttgaaaaaaaaaaatggaattttattcGAGTataatttcacgtttttgtttACAGGGCCAAAGTAGCGTACCGGAAGTTCGTTTGTTGACCAAAGAACAAATTCGAGTGGTTGATAACCATTTCAATGTCCCCGTGAGCAAAGTTGATGATCTAAAAGCACCTAAAACGTACCCGGATGCTGTTTCTAAATACACTCTGAGAGAAATGACCGTTGTGTGGCATATGTACGGTGGTCATGATTTCAACAAACCGGATTCCAGCCCCGAATCTTCTGCGGTAAAGAAACAAGTTACCATCGTGTCTGATAAGTGagtacaaatagatgaaaaaatactACGGCAGCGATTATGGACCTTTTAATCAAAACTACTCAATGATTTATTTACAGAGGCTCAAATCAAGACCTATCTTCAATCGCAGAAAACCGAAGACTATCGAGAAATTCTTCAGTCGACAGTATAAACATAATGTATTCGGCTAAATCGAACGATTTGCAATCGGTAAACATATCCTCcctccttttttcattttccttctcTTAAAATCAACACGAATTCactcgttcaattttttgttacaggTTAACTTCGTCATTCCGCGATCTTCGCCTCGTTTAAACGATAGTTTCCAGAACGACAGTCCTAACGTGCTCTACGATCGACAAAAAAGCCTCAGTTGGCAAGCCCAAGGTGGCCCGAATCGTCAACACGATACCTTAATGGAGCTCAGACTAGCTAAACTGAAATATCAGTATGAGATTTATCCGAAGAACACGAAGCAAGCATCGAGACAGGTGTTGTTGGTTCAAGAGGTGGAAATACGAGATCGTATGGCATCGTCGAATATAAATAAATTCCTGTACTTGTATTCGAGTAGCGCCAGACCGAAACAATCTCACGCGAATATGGTCAGTTTTATCTTCGACATTAGTCTGGTTACCTATTAAATTATCGGAAAacactattttgaaatttaattttgcggAATAGGTCGTCATAAAAGCTACGAACATCAGACCTGAAGCTAACGTTCATCATTATCAAGAATGTTGTCTGAGAGTTTCGCTGTTACCGCTTCGATTAAATATTGATCAAGATTCGCTTctgtttttaatcaatttcttTAGCGAGATCACCGGAGGATCCAAAGGTACGTATGGTTGTTTTATATCGATCGATTTtatgtgcaaaaatttatattcgttTCAATTTCTATTTCGCAGAAGAAGAAGTACCGCCTGGTGGTAATTCAACTCCGCCTAAACCGCCTCAACCGATCATGAATATAGAAAATGTCAACGTTGACGATTCTTCTTCTTTGATGGTTCAAGTGGACGAAAACCAATCCTCCGATGTACCTACTTCGTCCAATTcaccaattttcataaagtttGTTCGAATTATTTGAGCTTAGATTGAGTCAAGTTGTGAACGCAGAATCATAATGCatgtactttcatttttagGAGCTTTATATTTTCACCTGATGTACCGATCAGACTCGATTACGAAGGTAAACGTGTCGATATGAGTCATGGACCACTGGCTGGTTTGATTATGGGTCTAGGACAGCTCAACTGTTCCGAGTTGAAACTCAAGAAATTATGTAACAGACAAGGGTAAAATTGATACATATTTTGGCTTTGGAAATGTCTAGGGGAGGGAAAAACCATTGCGATattaatgttttgtttttttttgtgtgtgtatgTAGCATTCTAGGCATTGATAAACTTATTACGCACGTATTAACTGAATGGTTGCAAGACATTAAAAAGAATCAATTACCCAGTATATTAGGAGGAGTTGGACCTATGTATTCATTGGTTCAGTTGTGTAAGTATTGCTTTTTAAAGTGAAAtgaagcgtaatttttttttaaaaataatttttgaggaaGAGGGGTCATTTGAAATTGAGCGGTATTGAGGAGGAATATAATTCCAGAATGAGCCCCTTCCAGCTGCCCTTAACACCTCCGGTAAAACAGGAACACTAGGTTCTTAAactttgattttcgatttcgactGATTATTTTTTGGTATCGACCAGCCCAAAATTCGAagagaaattgaatttcaaaaaaatcacgtgattttaaattcatgattttttttctccagagtCCAGACTTAGAAAGAGATAAATATTAAGGAGCtttaaatttccattatttgaaaagtaaaccctgaattttaatatttttatttttcttggaaGGTTCAGTATGAGTTTTCCTGcctgcaattttttgtttgaaaaaactgcagtaaaaaagttggaaaatctcGATAAAAAtggcttttttgaattttcgaaattttcaacagtttgcaaaaattcaaaaatgaactttggtatTTATAAATGTCGGATACTGGAGTTTcatgacacattttttcaatctagtttatgttaattttatttgaatcgAAGGGTGTCAACTCCAAACGCTCTCCTTTTGACTTTCTAGCGATATCTCCAGCTGAAAATCTTATTTTCAATCCAgtcttcctttttttaaaaaaaaaatggtacatatttcATTCGCTCATGTTGATTTTTTACAGTCCAAGGAATTCGTGATCTATTTTGGTTACCAATCGAGCAATACCAAAAAGATGGTCGAATTATACGCGGTTTACAAAGAGGAGCGAACTCGTTTTCGACTTCGACCGCAATGGCAGCTTTGGAATTGACCGCCAGAATCGTTTACGCTATTCAGGTTGGTATTAttggtattcaaatttcatatgACGTGCTCGATAACACGATACCTAGTAGTTTTGAGCTTCACAGGTGTGTTATTGTGTAACCGGATGCTCGTAATTATGGGTTTGtgaatgtattttttccatattttacaGCGTATAGCGGAAACAGCGTTCGATATCGTGTCTCCGGGACCAAGTATACGACAGTTGCGGTATTACGAACGTACTCAGGGCAATAAAAATGACCATCGTAAGAATCGTCGTCTGCAAAGATACAGTCAACCGGCTGATATTCGAGAAGGCGTAGCTACAGCCTTACTTTTAGTGAAAGAGGTAATATTCTGGTTTCTGGTTTTCATTCCGTCACGCATGCAGAAAATGTATACGCGGTGTTGATGATAGGCCTAAAGAAATAGACAGTCTGTTTCGAtcaaagaatttcaatttttttgtaacagtagaaattattttttcatcaagacGATGGTAACAATGTTCGTAAGAATGATAAGATTAAATTTTGGGCGTTCTCTAAGTATTTCCTAATCATAAATTAACACTTCAAGTAGGATTTACTCGCTTCAAgtttcgtaatattttattacatggttttattttgtattcaggtcttgaaaaatgaaccattttaaCTAGATCGCCTCTTCACGTATTCATCCCTCATTCCAGCGTACCTATAGATAAGTGCAGTACAGTTTGCAAACAATTAATTCTATCATCCTGCTCTTTTTTTCGCACAGGGTTTCGGCGAAACAGCCCAGACACTGGTACGTACTGCGAGCATCGAACACGAAGTCAAAGGAACCGTCGGAGCTGTAGGCAGCGTCATCAGACAAATCCCTTCGACGGCGCTCAAACCGATAATTCTAGCCAGTCAAGCCACATCGAACGTATTGGACGGAGTCAGAAGTCAATTAGTACCTGATGCCAGAGCCGAGGCAGCTTTAAAATGGCgcaatgattatttttaatcgCTTCGTCATATAACCATAACGACATGCTTCAGTCTCTTCTTCCCCACCCCGAGCTTTTCCACCTCCATTTACCCCTGCCCCCGAGGTTTTTTTTATCCCAATCAATAACACCAGCAGCCCGAGCGGATACATGGCTTAGCaatgctactttttttttttcgtttcgttttcattttaattttgtgataattttaattgttttttttacgcGTGAGTTTTTGTATCGAACAGGTGAgggttttttaaaaaggaaaaagagtttaaaaaatcaaaataacttcGCGATTGTTTGGTTGgggttgtttttatttttttacaacgtTGCTCGTCGCGCTATCTCGTTCATAATTCATACTAAATAGTTGCGGTAAAGTTAGTGAATTTTTTGCTCACAGTGTTTTACGatggaaaaatacatattttattttatagtaATAAATTTTAACGGCAGTTTTTTTTAGCCTCCTGTTTTTAGTCcgtttgttattatttttattttaataatttctttcttttttttccaattgtaacgatattgtttcctttttttttaattggaccttttgttcaaataaaaatattttataaaattccatCTCGCggtttattttttgtacaaaaaaaatgaatacaaaaaaaaatggtattctcttaaaaattattattatgttTTGGTATAGCTGCGCAACGGGACCAAGAACACTCGGCGTTTTGTTTCCACTCGGCGCCTCCGTCTTGATAGTGTTCTTTTTTGAAGATAGGCACGATTTCTTTTAATCGGTCTATGGCGTAGTGGAGAGCTTCCAACGAATCTTTACGGTGTGGTGAAGATAGGGCGATTACGACGCTCGCTTCGCTGACAGGAACTTCGCCCAGTCTGTGAACATTACCCAACAACGGTCAAggttgaaagaaaaatgcatGTTGTATCGATAAAGAAACATAAATTGATACCTGTGGTGTATGGCGACGTGCTCTATTTCAGTCCATTTTTCGAGGATTTCTTCGCATACCGTTCGAATCATTTTAATGGCCATTTTCTCGTACGATTCGTAGATTAGTTTGGTGACCTGGAAGAAAACCAAAGAATGAAAAGAtatgaaaacgattttttctaaTGGTAGAAAAATGATGATAGGGAAGGGAGAGAGTACTCTatattttttcgacattttatgAGTTATTCAGTGCGAATTGCTGAGGATTCAATTCAATCTTCACTTCTCTCGTCTCAGAAGAATTTCCTTCGTTTTTTATAGGCTCCAATTTATAATCCTACTTTGAGAATCGatggaagggaggggaggggatttTATAGAAATGCCTAcaataagaacaaaaattatcgCTCATTTCAACTCAATAAGCATAGATTCCTTCAGTTCGATTTCGTCAAGAATAGTCTGGCATAAAGCCTAGAACAAATTACTTCTGTAAAGCAGAAGAATAGAAAATCCAAAGCAAGAGTAGGTCGTATTCGAGCCAATTCAAATGATTCTGAACTCGTCGGATCCATTTAGGCAGAGCTGTGAGAAAACTTACAAAACACAAAAAGTGTCCACAGAAGCTTCACTTATCACTCTGACATTCTGCCAACTGCCAAGAGTACAAGATTTCCTATTCTGCAAAAGTTGGACTTGACTGAATggaaataaatttacaaattattcTCACCATTAAACCTTCGAAGTTATCCCGAGTTGTGCCGACAAATAGAGAAACAGCTCCACACCTGGGAGATACCACCGACCTGTATATCTCATCGATATGCAGCGCGGAATCGCTCAACTTGATATCGAACATATTAGCCTGAAAAACACCAACGAACTGATTACAATACGGTTCAAGCAAGCGTATAATAAACAAACTTACCTCCACTTAAAGGCGGTATCACAGCAATGGTATCACCGTCGTTGAGTTTTAGAGGAATGTTGGCATCTGAATACTGTTCGTTGATCGCTAGGATAAGGCTGGATTTAATCGGCTGCAGCGAGAAGTACTCGACAATAAAATCGCGTAACTCTTGATaagatattttcgaaaataccgtCACCGATTCTTCTTTTTTGCCGCTGATTTCGCGTGCTTTTGCAAATAACAACACGCGAACTACAACCTTGTGCATAACCTCGGTCGGCAGCTAGACGTGGCCAATGGAAACGGATATCAGTATTTGCGCATTTTGGGGGTAATAAATTAGTCTGATTTCGACGTCAAACTATCACTAATTGTAcatttaaatgagaaaatgttcgATAATTTGAACCTTTTTCTAACAAAGATCCACCATTTTTCGTTATCAACCAAAATATTGATGATGATAACGCGACTGAAACGTATTAGCGGCAACACTGCTTAAATTCGAAAATCTTTTTcgtcgatttcattttcatttttttctgttttatcgAATTAAAACGagatatttttagtttaaaattaataaaaaggaAATTATAAAAGTTTTTGTCAAGTAGTTATTTCAAAACAACGAGAAAATCGACGATAAAAAgctattttcgaaaattacacgAAAGGGGGGTCAATGGCTTCGAAGAGATTGGACAACATTGAACATATGATTTTTGTGTATCAACATGTCATAAATTTATTTACGCtgtactttttgtttttgtctacAATCGTAAAGTTATTTCAAACGTAAAACGAATGATTATGAACAAAATCTCATTGTTTAAAAGAAATCACGAAATTGTTTGGTGCTTACACGTATCTTGAAGAATTGTGATTCGATTGCAGTCTCAAATTGCGTTATTTCGTCGAATCAGAGGTCACTGTCGTAAAAGTGAGTAAAATCATGTTTCATGAACCTTTTATAGCCATTCTTTGTTCATAGAATAGAATTATCTATGTTCATTCGTGAATAAAGAAAAGTACGTTGAAATGATCATAACTGATGTTCTGTCCACTTTCAGGTACACAATTATAACTTACACGTTGAGATAATACGCAATGGGTAGAATTTTCCTGGATCATATTGGAGGCTCGAGATTATTCTCGTGTGCATCTTGCGACACAATTTTAACCAACAGAAGCGAACTAATCAGCACCAGATTTACTGGAGCCACTGGTAGAGCGTTTCTGTTT
This region of Planococcus citri chromosome 5, ihPlaCitr1.1, whole genome shotgun sequence genomic DNA includes:
- the Mocs2B gene encoding molybdopterin synthase catalytic subunit 1, with translation MFDIKLSDSALHIDEIYRSVVSPRCGAVSLFVGTTRDNFEGLMVTKLIYESYEKMAIKMIRTVCEEILEKWTEIEHVAIHHRLGEVPVSEASVVIALSSPHRKDSLEALHYAIDRLKEIVPIFKKEHYQDGGAEWKQNAECSWSRCAAIPKHNNNF